In the genome of Ignavibacteria bacterium, the window TCGTATAATTCTTTCTTCGTAGTTCCAAGCTTAATAGCTTGGTCGAGATGATAGAAGATACAATCGTTGCATCTTAAAACCATGGAGGCTGTAAGTCCCATCAACTCTTTATACTTCGAGGGAATTTCGCCTTCGTGATACGCTTTTGTATCCAAAGCAAAAAATTTTTTAAAATCGTTAAAGCCGCAGTTAAGAATTTTTTCATTCATATCTCTGCGGAATGTGTGAAATTCTGAATGTTTACTCATCAAATTCTCTAATAAGATAGTAATTTCATTTTGCCTCAAAGTTATTCAATCTATTTAAAATAAAAAAACCGCTCTTTGAGCGGTTTTAAAAGAATTATTAGCAAAATTACCAGGCGTAACCAACACCCAAGCCAAGACTTGGTAGAAATCCTCCAAAACTTAGTCCTGATATTTCGCCGAAATAAAATCTTCCCCCTGCAGAAAGTTCAAGGCAAAATTTTCCCCAAGCCCATTTGTAACCTAAATCAGCACCGACTCCAGCAAAGAGTGTAGTTTCACTCTTGCTAATCCCGAATACGTCCCAATCCGCTGTCCAGAGTAAAACATCAGCTGCTGGTCCAGCCCAAATGCCTGTGATGGCTTTATTATTAAAATACCATTTATAGTGCGCACCTCCGCCAAATGCAGAGTTTTTGTAGCTACCGATATCATACCCTACGTAATTCCCTCGAATTGCGACAGCATTCCTCTCGCTCAGGGCAAGTTCAAATTGGGCGTTGAAAGTTCCGAAAACTAATCCAATTGGATTTATTGTAATTGCTCTTTTTGGTTGGGCAAAAGAATCCAACGACCCAAAAAGAAAGAAAAGTGAAAGTGAAATGAACATAAGCCGGCGCATATAAACCTCTTTTTTTTGTGATGAAATTATTTAAAGAAAAGATAAGATTACTATACTATGAAATCAAATATTTTTATAAGGATTTAAAATAAAAAAACCGCTCAGAGAGCGGTTTAACAAATAAACTAGTTTGTAAATTATAATTTAACAGCAACGCCAGCCGTTAAATAGCTAATTCCATATCCAAATTCACCAAAAACACCTAGTGACGGCGAGAAATAATAACGGGCGCCAACTACACCACCATATAGCAATCCGCTAGCTCCAACTGAATAAGCACCGGCATATCCAGATGGTGTCGTAACAGTAACGTTGTTATAACCCAATGTGACTCCGACATATGCATCTAGATTCTTTGAACTTTCCAATAGATGATATTCTCCCCTAGCTCCTACTATGATGTAAGTATATTTCCAAGTATACTTCGTTGTGAAAAGATTTAGTTCATCGGTCGAAGAGGCATAACCTACAATCGCACCAAGTGAAATCTTATCCTCTAAGCTTAAAAATTGAAAACCAAGACTAATCGGCGGTAAATCGGAAGTACCAGTTCCAAAACCAAATCCAAAGCCGATTCCGGCATTCAACATTTTATCCCCTTTTTTATAAGCTTGACCGAATGCAGTTGCAGATACAAGTGCAATCACTAAGGTCACGAACAGAATTTTCGAAACTATTTTCATAAAAACCCTTTTTATTTTGTGAATAATTAATTTGTTGAGCAAATTTATAGGATTAGATTATGCTTGTCAAGAAGTATTTATTTTACCGAATGCAA includes:
- a CDS encoding DUF3575 domain-containing protein, whose product is MRRLMFISLSLFFLFGSLDSFAQPKRAITINPIGLVFGTFNAQFELALSERNAVAIRGNYVGYDIGSYKNSAFGGGAHYKWYFNNKAITGIWAGPAADVLLWTADWDVFGISKSETTLFAGVGADLGYKWAWGKFCLELSAGGRFYFGEISGLSFGGFLPSLGLGVGYAW
- a CDS encoding carboxymuconolactone decarboxylase family protein; the protein is MSKHSEFHTFRRDMNEKILNCGFNDFKKFFALDTKAYHEGEIPSKYKELMGLTASMVLRCNDCIFYHLDQAIKLGTTKKELYESMNIALIVSGSIVIPHLRYAFSVIDELLEKKNETDLT